The Opisthocomus hoazin isolate bOpiHoa1 chromosome 32, bOpiHoa1.hap1, whole genome shotgun sequence genome includes a window with the following:
- the LOC142365208 gene encoding inhibin beta E chain-like gives MAARGAGPWLLLAAVLCAAAEPRCPSCAAGAERRLLEEAAKRQLLEKLRLRERPRLAHAVPRAAVARALRRLQAGGARRGPEDGERGYEMISFAEPEPMSPSGLGLQFQFSRTQDRDVHILQAQLWLYLRVPRDLAAGLTLKIFLAGGEGDLVGGNRTLLSERRLSAKGSGWRAFTLMPALQSFFGGERRTLRLELESRGDEGEVMAIVNASRSHQPFLVAEAKVREPGHHVAKRSLRCSQNSNLCCRKDYYVDFRDIGWNDWIIKPEGYQINYCVGQCPLHVAGSPGMASSFHTAVFNLIKANNIQASGHSCCVPTRRRPLSVLYFDRNSNIVKTDIPDMIVDACGCS, from the exons ATGGCGGCGCGAGGCGCGGGCCCGTGGCTGCTGCTGGCGGCCGTGCTGTGCGCGGCGGCGGAGCCGCGCTGCCCGTCGtgcgcggcgggcgcggagcggcggctgctggaggaggcggccaagcggcagctgctggagaagctgcGGCTCCGCGAGCGGCCGCGGCTCGCGCACGCCGTGCCCCGCGCCGCCGTGGCCCGCGCCCTGCGGCGGCTGCAGGCGGGCGGCGCGCGCCGGGGCCCCGAGGACGGCGAGCGGGGCTACGAGATGATCAGCTTTGCGGAGCCAG AGCCCATGTCTCCCTCTGGCTTGGGGCTGCAGTTCCAGTTCAGCCGTACACAAGACCGGGACGTTCACATCCTGCAGGCTCAGCTTTGGCTCTATCTTCGAGTTCCCCGAGACCTGGCAGCCGGCCTCACCCTGAAAATCTTCCTTGCCGGTGGGGAAGGTGATTTGGTGGGGGGCAATCGCACGCTGCTGAGTGAGAGGCGACTGAGTGCTAAGGGCAGCGGCTGGCGCGCCTTCACACTTATGCCTGCCCTGCAGAGCTTCTTTGGGGGAGAGCGCAGGACCCTGCGGCTGGAACTGGAGAGCCGTGGGGATGAGGGGGAGGTCATGGCAATAGTCAATGCCAGCCGGTCCCACCAGCCTTTCTTGGTGGCTGAGGCAAAGGTGCGGGAGCCAGGACACCACGTGGCCAAGCGCAGCCTCCGCTGCAGCCAGAACTCCAACCTCTGCTGCCGCAAGGACTACTACGTGGATTTCCGTGACATCGGTTGGAATGACTGGATCATTAAGCCTGAGGGCTACCAGATAAACTACTGTGTGGGCCAGTGCCCTCTACACGTGGCGGGCAGCCCTGGTATGGCCTCTTCTTTCCACACAGCTGTCTTCAACCTCATCAAAGCTAACAACATCCAGGCATCAGGGCACTCTTGCTGTGTGCCCACACGACGCCGGCCACTCTCAGTCCTCTACTTTGATCGCAACAGCAACATTGTCAAGACTGACATCCCTGACATGATTGTTGATGCCTGTGGCTGTAGCTAG